One region of Vescimonas fastidiosa genomic DNA includes:
- a CDS encoding lactate dehydrogenase — translation MKYYRLGAHSLCAWEALSYEEITALPRSGEILFLFAREMLTGRETFPVTDAALLTAEEGVQTLCAAAGPDLPPELRDAVREGRVRAVNRLHPRWQELLSPLPRKKKVRVNLLGLGDVGATLLMGLRLLGGDVISSIGICDLRENVPQRWEFELNQINLPGPYDTLPPVEIIGPEELFRGDVFLFCASRFVPDTAVKDGDVRMAQYQLNRELVALYAKKARQARYKGLFCVVSDPVDPLCRAALLESNRDEEGNLDGLGLFPHQVRGFGLGVMNARAVYYAKKDPRFTDFLTDGRSFGPHGEDLVLANSISDYDDALSRELTEKVAHANLEMRRMGFKPYVAPAFSSGALSLLSCLRGQWHYSSAFLGGVFMGGRNRLTDRGVEFERLPLPGALISRLKETEEKLKAIL, via the coding sequence ATGAAGTATTATCGCCTGGGGGCCCATAGCCTCTGCGCCTGGGAGGCCCTGTCCTATGAGGAAATAACGGCTCTGCCCCGGTCGGGAGAGATCCTGTTCCTGTTTGCAAGAGAAATGCTCACAGGCCGGGAGACCTTCCCTGTGACGGACGCGGCCTTGCTGACGGCGGAGGAGGGGGTGCAGACCCTGTGCGCCGCCGCCGGACCGGACCTTCCGCCGGAGCTGAGAGACGCTGTCCGAGAGGGCAGAGTCCGGGCGGTGAACCGACTGCATCCCCGGTGGCAGGAGCTGCTCTCCCCGCTGCCGCGAAAGAAAAAGGTGCGGGTGAACCTCCTGGGCCTGGGGGATGTAGGGGCGACGCTGCTTATGGGGCTGCGGCTGCTGGGGGGCGATGTGATCTCCTCCATCGGCATCTGCGACCTGCGGGAAAATGTTCCCCAGCGGTGGGAATTTGAGCTGAATCAGATTAACCTCCCCGGCCCTTACGATACTCTGCCTCCGGTGGAGATCATCGGCCCGGAGGAGCTGTTCCGGGGGGATGTATTCCTGTTCTGCGCGTCCCGATTCGTGCCGGATACGGCGGTGAAGGACGGAGATGTGCGTATGGCCCAGTATCAGCTCAACCGGGAGCTGGTGGCCCTGTATGCGAAAAAGGCACGGCAGGCCCGGTACAAGGGGCTTTTCTGCGTGGTCAGCGATCCGGTGGACCCCTTGTGCCGGGCGGCCTTGCTGGAGAGCAACCGGGATGAAGAGGGAAATCTGGACGGCCTGGGGCTGTTTCCCCACCAGGTCCGGGGCTTCGGCCTGGGGGTCATGAACGCTCGGGCGGTCTACTACGCCAAAAAAGACCCGCGGTTTACCGATTTTCTCACCGATGGCCGCAGCTTCGGCCCCCATGGGGAGGACTTGGTGCTGGCCAATTCGATTTCCGACTACGATGACGCCCTCTCCCGGGAGCTGACGGAGAAGGTGGCCCACGCCAACCTGGAGATGCGCCGGATGGGATTTAAGCCCTATGTGGCTCCGGCCTTTTCCTCCGGAGCCCTGAGCCTGCTTTCCTGCCTGCGGGGACAGTGGCACTACTCGTCGGCTTTTTTGGGCGGCGTGTTCATGGGCGGGCGCAACCGCCTGACGGACCGAGGGGTGGAATTCGAGCGCCTGCCTTTGCCCGGGGCGCTCAT